In Alnus glutinosa chromosome 7, dhAlnGlut1.1, whole genome shotgun sequence, the sequence ttttttatgacaaaaacttataaaaaaaattaagaaaaaatacttATATCCTtctaaactaccactcaattgtcaatgtctccaaaaaaaaaaaaacctactaaCTGTGTCAGCGCCctccttcaaactatcaaaaaatgtcaatattttcttaatactaacaaaaaaaaataaaaatgaccctaaaattatttcaataaaacataaatgttcttataaattcgaaaaaaaaaaaactaaaactaaaactaaaaaataaaaataaaaactaaaaactaaaataaaatttaaaaaaaccaaagtttaaaaaaaaaaaagattgaaaagccagtttttgttttttaatattttatttatttttttgttatttttaatttttttaatattttagatttttttaataatttttttaggtttttttttttaaaaaaaaaattaataattttatgaaaaatattttttcattaagaGAGGCGTTGACATTTTTTAGTGCTTTAGAGAAAAACAGTAatacaattgataatttaaatGAATGGTTGTTTGAGtgggtaatttttttaaaaaaattaatgattaatttttactgttagCATTTCTCGTATGGAAGACGAACACAAGCCTTTCAAAACCAATCCCAAATGCAGCTTCCGAAACGCATATAAACCCCCATACGTACACAGCCACCCACCAAACGGCTGGCCAAGAATGAGAGAGTTCGTCATCCTTGGCTTCTCCTCCTCCATTGCTACTCCTTCCCACCACCGCCATCACCACCAACACCGCTCCACCAAGCCCTACAGATCCTCAATTCCCATTCCCACCAAACTATCTCCCTCCAAACCACCATTCCCAAGCCTTCTTCATTCTCCTTCTCCTCTCCGCTCCAGCCCCGACAGAATCCACCTCAACTACTATGCTCACCTCGCCTCCAAGCTCGCCGGGGACGGAAAGCTCGAAGATTTTGCGATGATTGTGGAGAGTGTGATTCTTTCGGGGGCAAATGCCGCCAAGTTTGGCGCTGCGTTGAGCGTGGAGCTTGTGGCGAAGGGGATTTTGACGGGTCTTCGAGAAGGGAAGGTTCGAACTGTGACTGAGGTTCTGAGGAAAGTCCAGAAGCTTCGGCTTGGGCCGTTGAAGCAGGCTGACCGGTCTACCATGGAGTTGCTGGGCGTAGAGTGCCACCGTATTGTGAAATGTGGGGAAGTCGAGGAAGTTGTTGACTTGATGGAGGTTCTTGCAGGTGATTTTCATGTTGAATATATCGGTTTGCGTTTAACTATCTCCAATTTGGTAGCGTCTTGTGTGATTGAAATTCATGTAGTtcaagaaattttcaaattattagattaatggtaatttttaatttttttttttttaaaaaaattatactacgTCTACATTTGTATATACTGGACTTATTGACTGCAGGACTCTTGGTTGTGTGTTTCAGTGTTTGTTAGTTTTGTATAGTTTGTATTAAGTTTTTGGAAAAAGGATCATTGGAAGTATTTAAATTTGATGTGTTGTAATGTGATCATTCTCGATTCAAAGAACTAAATTACTGCAATGTGAAGGGGCTTAATTAGCtgggaaggggaaaaaaattaagagtttcTCATATTTTTATCATGGTTAGAAGATTTGGCGTGTTGACTTTTTGTCATAATTGGGATTTTGTGCATTGGATAACAGATGATTACTTGATTTAGGTTTTCGTTTCTCAATCAAAGAACTACTGAAGGCTTCTGACGTGATTAAAGTGTGCGTCGATAGACGTAACCCACGATTGGCAATAAGGTATGATTCACTTCTATTATGGATTGGTATTTTTAAGGTTCAAGttttctctattattttataTGCATCAGTGAGACATCTTTCCAGATGAGTATTGTTAAAATGTGCTGTCTTTTAGAATGCAAGTTTTCCTTTGTAAATGGCACAGTTTTCTTGACTAGAGCTTCACTGGCTGTGGGTTCTCATTTAATGTATGTTCATTTGTTGTTACGTTAGTCACTACTTATGTGCCAGTATCATGTTTTGCAGGTATGCTTGTATTCTTCCACATGCGCAGATATTATTCTGTACCATTATACATGAATTTGGGAAGAAGGGGGACCTGGTGTCTGCTTTGACAGCATATGAAGCATCCAAGCAAAATTTGAGTACTCCCAACATGTATGTCTTCCGCACAATAATAGATGTTTGTGGTCTCTGTGGTGACTACATCAAATCTAGGTACATATATGAGGTACTTTCTCCGACCGCTTTATATATTGTTTAGTGTGTAACTTATTTCTGAATGCTTGTTTGGTTTGGGAAATTTAACCAATCTGAAGATTGTTTTGATTGGAAGCAGCATGTGCATCACTTAGTGTTATAACATGTAGGCTATGAAGTCTAAACTTGAGCACATTGCCAAAGTTGATTCAATCTGCAGAATCTAAGTAAAGTCTagtttactttctttctttcttttggtgtTGAAGGTTCATAACAATCATGTTTTCATAATTCTTTTGGCATCTTTTTGGGACAATTAGAGATTTTATGCTGCCATGGAGTATTGGGCTTTCATTTACATGGGTTTTGCTGCAGGAGTTACTCAACCAAAAGATCACCCCGAATATTTATGTTTTCAACAGTCTCATGAACGTGAACGCCCATGATTTGAGCTACATATTGCATGTATACAAGAATATGCAggtaattctctctctctctctctctctctctctctctctctctctctctctctctctctctctctctctctctctctctctctctctctctctctctctctccacacaAACATGAAGTTTGTACCTTTGGTGTGTTCTGTTGACAATTCATTTTTTGGATTTTCCATGTATAATCGTATTTGACCACCAATCAGAGTGAATAATCTCTGCCATGCTTAATTAGAGACACATAATAATGGAGCTTCTAATGGTTAGCATGCTTACTGTGCTGCATCCCTTgcctttttccttcttcctgtcttatttttagaaaattgatCGGATGCATTAAGTTTTGAGTTCATAGCGTTGctataattttcctttttcgATAAAACAATAAGAAACGATGCATTGATTTGTTAGCCAGTATAATTAATACTTTCTattgctttttatatttttaattttgcttgTTTATTCAGCTCAGCAAAAAACAGTACAAACTCATAAAcctttattttctatatattcaGAATCTTGGTGTCAAGGCGGAAATGGCATCTTACAATATCCTTTTGAAGGCATGCTGTCTTGCTGGCAGAGTTGATTTGGCCCAAGACATTTATAGGGAAGTACAGCATTTGGAATCGTCGGGAATGTTGAAATTGGATGTTTTCACTTACAGCACCATTGTAAAGGTAACTCACTGTATACGGAACATTAACCTCAATACCTCCATCCTCATGATTTCATTGCTTTTGTATAGACTGtaggttttctttttcatttttctgggGGAAGTGGAATATGGTTATTTGAGACTCTTGCACAAACTTTTTGACATCTTCTTGGTCCATGTATCAATTTCCAGGTCTTTGCGGATGCAAAATTGTGGCAAATGGCACTGCGCATCAAAGACGATATGCTGTCAGCTGGTGTGACTCCCAACACTGTTGCATGGTCATCATTGATCAATGCCTGTGCCAATGCGGGTCTTGTAGAGCATTCAATTCAGTTGTTTGAAGAAATGCTGCAGGCTGGCTGTGAACCCAACACACAGTGTTGCAACATCCTTTTACATGCTTGTGTTGAGGCTTGCCAGTATGACAGGGCCTTCCGGCTTTTCCAGTCCTGGAAGGAAAATAGAGTCATGGAGACTACTGATGGAGATTGTAGTAAGAATATATATAGCAATTTAACTGCAGAGAATGCGGACGAAGAGTGCAGTACTAGCATGGCAAATTGTGTATCTAATTCACATCACTTAAACTTTACTAAGAAGTTTCCCTTTACACCCACAACAACCACATATAATATTCTGATGAAGGCGTGTGGTTCTGATTACTACCATGCAAGAGCTTTGATGGATGAGATGAAAACAGTGGCTCTTTCCCCTAATCATATAAGCTGGTCAATTTTGATTGATATATGTGGAGGCTTAAGGAATGTAGAAGGTGCCATACAGGTAGTGTACAAATTAATCTTGATCTACTTCATCTTTGCTGTTCCTTTCTGCATATTTTCATAGTGTGCTTAATTAGCTGATTCTCTTACACTAGAATAAACTAGAATTATTCTTGATGCTGGTGAGAACTGGAGTGAAGATaccaataaagaaaaaaccttAACCCTttacttgtaattttttggtcTTCATTCATGTCCTTTTCATTAGGATCTAAGTTCTCTGATAACTACTGTTTCTTTCAGTGCAGATTTTGAGAAACATGTTTGGTGCTGGAATTCAACCAGACGTTATTACATATACAACAGCCATCAAGGTTACATCTTTCTTCTTACACTAGTTTGGCTGTTGTAAAATTGTTGTCTTGTCATGACCACTTAATAAGatgcttttttattattattattattatctcaaaTCTGTTGTACCTGGATCTTTCTGCATTGTGCCCTTTGGTTTACAGGTTTGTGTGGAAAGTGAAAATTTGAAGGTAGCATTTTCATTATTTGAGGAAATGAAAAAGTATCAGATACGTCCAAATTTGGTAAGTGCTTAGAGTTAATATGCTTCTGTTCTTTATGCATGTGTGAATTTTACGATGTACTGTTGCAAAGCAGTTGAGGGAAGATCCTTGTCGCTTGCCCTCTAGAAGAGGCTGCTATAAGATGTTGACCTGACAAAAGGATTTTCTGTTTTCTGAATATGATTCTGCATGGTATTGTAATGAAATTGTAATCAAAATGATTGCAGTTTCATATTGCACGCTAAATACAGTTTAGCGTATAATCGTTGCGAATGGCATTCTAAAAACTGTGACAAGGATGAAGAAAAGCATTAGCAGTTCACCATATATAACTCgtttaaattgtttcttttcAGGTGACTTATAATACGCTTCTAAGGGCCCGCACCAGATACGGTTCCTTACATGAAGTACAACAATGCTTGTCTATATATCAAGATATGCGTAAAGCAGGGTATGTTACTATAAAGTGATTGTATAAATCTTTCTTGCATTCTTATTACCTGTTTCCAGATAACTATGAATA encodes:
- the LOC133872788 gene encoding pentatricopeptide repeat-containing protein At5g02830, chloroplastic — translated: MREFVILGFSSSIATPSHHRHHHQHRSTKPYRSSIPIPTKLSPSKPPFPSLLHSPSPLRSSPDRIHLNYYAHLASKLAGDGKLEDFAMIVESVILSGANAAKFGAALSVELVAKGILTGLREGKVRTVTEVLRKVQKLRLGPLKQADRSTMELLGVECHRIVKCGEVEEVVDLMEVLAGFRFSIKELLKASDVIKVCVDRRNPRLAIRYACILPHAQILFCTIIHEFGKKGDLVSALTAYEASKQNLSTPNMYVFRTIIDVCGLCGDYIKSRYIYEELLNQKITPNIYVFNSLMNVNAHDLSYILHVYKNMQNLGVKAEMASYNILLKACCLAGRVDLAQDIYREVQHLESSGMLKLDVFTYSTIVKVFADAKLWQMALRIKDDMLSAGVTPNTVAWSSLINACANAGLVEHSIQLFEEMLQAGCEPNTQCCNILLHACVEACQYDRAFRLFQSWKENRVMETTDGDCSKNIYSNLTAENADEECSTSMANCVSNSHHLNFTKKFPFTPTTTTYNILMKACGSDYYHARALMDEMKTVALSPNHISWSILIDICGGLRNVEGAIQILRNMFGAGIQPDVITYTTAIKVCVESENLKVAFSLFEEMKKYQIRPNLVTYNTLLRARTRYGSLHEVQQCLSIYQDMRKAGYKSNDYYLEALIEEWCEGVIQDNNQNQGECSSCNRTNLGRPESLLLEKIATHLQKSNAERLSIDLQGLTKVEARIVVLAVLRMIKENYHTHGYSVKDDILIVLGIGKVLDPNPGKHNLEVKNAMIKLLQDELGLEVLSAGTRNALHEKTNMECPLESVLNLELDSSTRRPAVVQRLKVTRKSLHHWLQRRVGAIRI